One region of Natronolimnobius baerhuensis genomic DNA includes:
- a CDS encoding prenyltransferase/squalene oxidase repeat-containing protein, producing the protein MPVENRWLNIAVQESCKRAPINIRPLFLVPKRRNIKGASLFAVAYQNLFDCLADHRYRSESQQLLDWICSMRREGYAGFCAGHRHPVQSLESKTPANTPDIVTTSYAVRSLCRSGIPRYQQIATSAAEFVYTDLEYHTIETELGTGARLTYKPTSSTDQFTLNANALGARLFVDLYEQTGTEAYADTARQILHYVAANQHPSGGWKYRDPPSASHVSMDNYHNGFIIESFVRYRAVIDPDAFTATVDRALEFYRTSLYESSGAPNWDERSTYPRDIHAAAQGILVFAYAGKPAFARRIADWAINTLYAGGGRFYYQQRKHYTKRFTLMRWCQAWMAYSLTELVTTPSDGVVSA; encoded by the coding sequence GTGCCGGTCGAGAACCGATGGCTCAATATCGCCGTCCAGGAGAGCTGTAAGCGAGCGCCGATCAACATCCGTCCGCTGTTTCTCGTCCCCAAACGACGGAATATCAAGGGAGCGAGTCTCTTCGCTGTCGCGTATCAGAACCTGTTCGACTGTCTCGCCGACCACCGGTACCGGAGCGAATCTCAGCAGTTGCTCGACTGGATCTGCTCCATGCGCCGCGAGGGATACGCCGGATTCTGCGCCGGCCACCGACATCCGGTACAAAGTCTCGAGTCGAAGACACCAGCGAATACGCCAGACATCGTGACAACGTCGTATGCGGTTCGCTCGTTGTGTCGGTCGGGTATTCCGCGGTACCAACAGATCGCCACGTCGGCCGCCGAGTTCGTGTACACTGACCTCGAGTACCATACTATCGAGACGGAGTTGGGGACGGGTGCGCGACTGACGTACAAACCAACGAGTTCGACCGACCAGTTCACGCTCAACGCGAACGCTCTCGGCGCGCGGCTGTTCGTCGATCTGTACGAGCAGACGGGGACGGAAGCATACGCCGACACTGCGCGTCAGATCCTGCACTACGTTGCGGCGAACCAGCACCCAAGCGGCGGCTGGAAGTACCGCGACCCGCCGTCCGCCTCGCACGTCTCGATGGATAACTACCACAATGGCTTCATCATCGAGTCGTTCGTCCGGTACCGAGCGGTCATCGACCCGGATGCATTTACGGCCACTGTCGACCGTGCACTCGAGTTCTACCGAACCAGCCTGTACGAGTCGTCGGGCGCCCCGAACTGGGATGAGCGATCTACCTACCCCCGCGACATCCACGCTGCCGCGCAGGGAATTCTCGTCTTTGCGTACGCTGGCAAGCCAGCGTTCGCCCGACGGATCGCCGACTGGGCCATCAATACGCTCTACGCTGGCGGCGGACGGTTCTACTACCAGCAGCGAAAGCACTACACGAAGCGGTTCACCCTGATGCGATGGTGTCAGGCGTGGATGGCGTACAGTCTCACCGAACTTGTTACGACTCCGTCCGACGGTGTGGTGTCAGCGTGA
- a CDS encoding flippase has product MSTSSTAGRSIGQLFASRSLSSFVSFVAIAIFARELGATEIGVFFLYQTLVNLTSIVVDFGIRGAIEKRISEGTSPETMLATGLAIKCIPLLALLPVVLVVREPIAGYVGADVAVLLWLGICAYEFGDTFLRLLRAEFRIGETALIEFLQKLVWAGGGLLFITAGYAASGLIYAYVASYVVVFVCAVVRASTVPSRPDPAAATSLLGYARHNVIASVGGQVYNWMDTAIIGLFLGAEAVGLYEVAWRLASIVGTLAQSIETAIFPEVSALTSAGDTDRVRALVADSISISTIFVLPAVMGIVVLADDLLRLLFGAPFVAAQVALVILMVDKLFESYSVIFRRTLMGQDRPQYVSRIISVLVVFNIVLNVILIPRVGISGAAAATATATALSTIGYYYYLSRTITVEFVWTDVGWTAVATLVMGLVVFVGKHTTETGGMGVLLLVVLGIVIYVGLISLSESLRTQVVRFANTLL; this is encoded by the coding sequence ATGAGTACCAGTAGTACTGCCGGGCGATCAATTGGGCAGTTGTTCGCGAGTCGGTCGCTGAGTTCGTTCGTCTCCTTCGTCGCGATTGCAATCTTCGCACGGGAGCTTGGTGCTACCGAAATCGGCGTCTTCTTTCTCTACCAGACGCTAGTGAACCTTACCTCGATCGTCGTCGATTTCGGCATTCGTGGCGCGATAGAGAAACGGATCAGCGAGGGCACGAGTCCGGAAACGATGCTTGCGACCGGACTCGCGATCAAGTGCATACCACTACTCGCGCTGTTGCCCGTTGTGCTCGTCGTCCGCGAGCCGATCGCCGGCTACGTCGGCGCTGATGTCGCCGTGTTGCTCTGGCTTGGAATCTGTGCGTACGAGTTCGGGGATACGTTTTTGCGCCTTCTGCGTGCGGAGTTTCGGATCGGCGAGACGGCCTTGATTGAGTTCCTCCAGAAACTCGTCTGGGCAGGCGGTGGACTCCTGTTTATCACGGCCGGCTATGCTGCCAGCGGGCTAATCTATGCGTATGTGGCCAGCTACGTCGTCGTCTTCGTCTGTGCCGTCGTCCGAGCGTCGACCGTCCCGTCGAGACCTGATCCAGCCGCGGCGACGTCGCTGCTCGGATACGCGAGACACAATGTCATCGCCTCCGTTGGCGGGCAGGTGTACAACTGGATGGACACCGCTATCATCGGACTCTTTCTTGGTGCCGAAGCGGTCGGGTTGTATGAGGTGGCCTGGCGGCTGGCCTCAATCGTCGGGACGCTCGCACAATCAATCGAGACCGCGATCTTCCCCGAAGTCAGCGCACTCACGTCTGCGGGCGATACCGACCGTGTTCGTGCGTTAGTCGCTGACTCTATTTCGATATCGACGATTTTCGTCCTGCCGGCAGTGATGGGGATTGTCGTCCTCGCTGACGATCTCCTGCGGTTGCTGTTCGGTGCACCGTTCGTCGCCGCACAAGTCGCGCTCGTGATACTCATGGTGGACAAACTATTCGAATCCTACTCCGTGATCTTTCGCCGAACGCTCATGGGTCAGGACCGTCCCCAGTACGTCTCACGAATCATCAGCGTCCTCGTCGTCTTCAATATCGTGTTAAACGTCATCCTGATTCCGCGCGTCGGGATCAGCGGCGCTGCCGCGGCGACGGCCACGGCAACTGCACTTTCGACGATTGGATACTACTATTACCTCTCGAGGACGATCACCGTCGAGTTCGTCTGGACCGACGTTGGGTGGACCGCGGTCGCAACGCTGGTCATGGGACTGGTCGTTTTTGTCGGTAAGCACACAACCGAGACAGGAGGAATGGGCGTCCTGCTTCTCGTCGTCCTGGGTATCGTCATCTACGTTGGGCTCATCTCGCTCTCTGAGTCGCTACGAACGCAGGTCGTTCGATTTGCGAATACATTGCTGTAA
- a CDS encoding glycosyltransferase family 4 protein, giving the protein MNNVLVVSYTFPPHGGVSVFRTVKFLKYLPEYGWTPSVLTASRDAQFEPVAHEFRDDVRGVTEIRPVQPLGGTLTTRVQRRLLSDSSPSFNLLALRWILPVVQAGIRVIDTHDIDIVYYTAPPFPQLLAAPLLKRMTGLPYIVDLRDPWSIHPYTSGGVTDVFRTALADIFEPTVLRNAARVCCVTEPMTRRYVAAYPELEDTFETITNGFDPDEFDTDEDETRESRERIDGPVTIAYAGKFSSYRDPEPFVTALRALLDDGQDVRFVHFGRPENRLVNLVTELDLESIVRFAGYVDRDELVAELSQTDLGLVVSGGDETELTTKVFDYIGCNLPILAVGQQTGALVDVVSAFENGYICANRADAIQETIRQILDQQPPTLGDDRTRATFSRKRLTRTLATVLETAAATGVDEYQ; this is encoded by the coding sequence GTGAATAACGTGCTGGTCGTCTCGTATACGTTCCCGCCTCACGGAGGCGTGAGCGTCTTCCGAACCGTGAAATTTCTCAAATATCTCCCCGAATATGGCTGGACGCCGTCGGTGCTGACCGCCAGTAGGGACGCCCAGTTCGAACCGGTGGCCCACGAGTTTCGAGACGATGTACGAGGCGTCACCGAGATTCGACCCGTACAACCCCTCGGCGGGACACTTACCACGCGCGTGCAACGTCGCCTCCTCAGCGACTCGTCGCCGTCGTTCAACCTCCTTGCGCTTCGCTGGATCTTGCCCGTCGTGCAGGCCGGTATCCGAGTGATTGATACGCACGATATCGACATCGTCTACTACACTGCACCTCCCTTTCCACAACTCCTTGCAGCGCCGCTGCTCAAGCGGATGACCGGACTCCCCTATATCGTCGATCTCCGTGATCCCTGGTCGATCCACCCCTATACGAGCGGCGGCGTAACCGATGTGTTTCGAACCGCACTTGCGGACATTTTCGAACCGACTGTCCTCCGAAATGCTGCTCGAGTTTGCTGCGTCACCGAACCGATGACACGGCGATACGTGGCTGCCTATCCGGAACTCGAGGACACGTTCGAGACGATCACGAACGGATTCGATCCTGACGAGTTTGATACCGACGAGGACGAAACGAGGGAATCGCGCGAACGAATTGACGGGCCAGTGACCATCGCGTACGCCGGAAAATTCTCGTCGTACCGCGATCCGGAACCGTTCGTAACGGCGCTTCGTGCCCTCCTCGATGACGGACAAGACGTCCGCTTTGTGCATTTCGGACGGCCGGAAAACCGCCTCGTCAACCTCGTCACCGAGTTGGACCTCGAGTCGATTGTCCGGTTCGCCGGCTACGTCGACCGAGACGAGTTGGTAGCGGAACTGTCGCAAACGGACCTCGGACTGGTCGTCAGCGGTGGGGACGAGACCGAACTGACGACGAAGGTCTTCGACTACATTGGGTGTAATCTGCCGATTCTGGCTGTCGGACAGCAGACGGGCGCGCTGGTCGATGTCGTCTCTGCGTTCGAGAACGGGTACATCTGTGCGAATCGAGCCGATGCGATTCAGGAGACGATACGACAGATTCTCGATCAGCAGCCACCGACACTTGGCGATGACCGGACTCGAGCGACGTTCTCCCGGAAGCGGTTGACCAGAACGCTTGCAACCGTCCTCGAGACGGCTGCCGCCACGGGTGTCGATGAGTACCAGTAG
- the wecB gene encoding non-hydrolyzing UDP-N-acetylglucosamine 2-epimerase: MKLVSVVGARPQFVKAFAVSRHLRPDHEEILVHTGQHYSDDLSAVFFDELSIPDPDYNLGVGSDTHGRQTAAMIEGIEEILLEESPDIVLLYGDTNSTLAGAIAASKLDDPIAHVEAGLRSHDRSMPEEINRVLTDHVSDLLFAPSDLAKTMLEGEGITDGVHVVGDVGYDAIRWARERAADRSEILEQSALEEDNYVLGTIHRPKNTETPSRLTTIIDALVAAPQRVVVPLHPRTEAPLREYGLWEAANRGLEIIDPVGYLDFVHLLEGAERVVTDSGGVQKEAFYLETPCITLREETEWQETVDCGWNRLVGADQEALTAALETDSWPTSTPSLYGDGRAAEKIITILENDDRD, translated from the coding sequence ATGAAACTCGTTTCCGTTGTCGGTGCTCGGCCCCAGTTCGTCAAGGCGTTCGCGGTCTCTCGCCACCTTCGGCCCGATCACGAGGAAATTCTCGTCCACACCGGCCAGCACTACAGCGACGACCTGTCGGCGGTGTTCTTCGACGAGCTCTCGATACCGGATCCGGACTACAACCTTGGCGTCGGCTCCGATACACACGGTCGACAGACCGCAGCCATGATCGAGGGTATCGAAGAGATCCTGCTCGAGGAATCGCCTGATATCGTCCTCCTCTATGGCGATACGAACTCGACGCTCGCAGGGGCGATTGCCGCTTCAAAGCTCGACGATCCGATCGCCCACGTCGAAGCCGGGCTCCGGAGCCACGACCGGTCGATGCCGGAAGAGATTAATCGGGTCCTCACGGATCACGTCTCCGATCTGTTGTTTGCACCAAGTGACCTGGCAAAGACGATGCTCGAAGGAGAAGGCATTACTGACGGCGTCCACGTCGTCGGCGACGTCGGATACGACGCTATCCGCTGGGCTCGAGAACGGGCGGCGGACCGAAGCGAGATCCTCGAGCAATCGGCGCTCGAGGAGGACAATTACGTTCTGGGTACGATTCACCGGCCGAAAAACACCGAGACGCCGAGTCGACTGACCACTATTATCGACGCCCTCGTCGCTGCGCCCCAACGGGTCGTCGTTCCCCTGCACCCGCGAACGGAAGCGCCCCTGCGCGAGTACGGCCTGTGGGAGGCTGCAAACCGGGGCCTCGAGATCATCGATCCCGTTGGCTACCTCGATTTCGTGCACCTTCTCGAGGGTGCCGAGCGCGTCGTCACCGACTCCGGCGGGGTACAAAAGGAGGCGTTCTACCTCGAGACGCCCTGCATCACGCTGCGCGAGGAAACCGAGTGGCAGGAGACGGTCGACTGCGGGTGGAATCGACTCGTCGGCGCCGACCAAGAGGCACTCACCGCGGCGCTCGAGACAGACTCCTGGCCGACGTCCACGCCGTCACTCTACGGTGACGGCCGTGCGGCAGAGAAGATCATCACTATCCTCGAAAATGACGACCGCGACTGA
- a CDS encoding nucleotide sugar dehydrogenase — translation MTNHRPGTKSTPLYNSDHSSEHQIEALQSGSVPISVYGLGKMGLPLAAMYAKTTENVLGADVDPAVVEELNEGHCHVKGEPGLPELVAELVSNGALSATADPLEAAEYGIVHVVIVPTPITAEHEPDLSILDAVIDDIGSGLEAGDIVIIECTVPPRTTAERVRPALESTSGLSVGEFGLAVCPERTSSGRALRDIRGAYPKVVGGIDAESGRVTELIYGELTDADVLCVSDATTAEAVKVFEGLYRDVNIALANELATMADELGIDVLEAIEVANTQPYCDIHRPGPGVGGHCIPFYPYFVIAPFETPTPLLETARAVNDSMPGFVVEKLRAEFEAEGTTISEASILLLGLTYRPGVEEIRASPSLALAQQLSEQDASVYGVDPMLESVGEFNLQRLSLADLEDRLFDAVVVVTPHEEFESIQWDELERESGQLFVLDGRDALDVAEITDAGHRLYTIGVGGDRGV, via the coding sequence ATGACTAATCACCGACCCGGAACCAAATCGACGCCGCTGTACAACTCGGACCACTCCAGCGAGCACCAGATCGAGGCGCTGCAAAGCGGTTCAGTTCCAATTTCGGTCTACGGACTCGGGAAGATGGGACTCCCGCTCGCGGCAATGTACGCAAAGACGACCGAAAACGTCCTCGGGGCCGATGTCGATCCTGCGGTCGTCGAAGAACTCAACGAGGGTCACTGTCACGTCAAAGGGGAGCCGGGACTCCCGGAACTCGTCGCGGAACTCGTCTCGAACGGGGCGCTCTCGGCGACGGCCGATCCGCTCGAGGCCGCCGAATACGGCATCGTCCACGTCGTGATCGTTCCGACGCCGATCACGGCCGAACACGAACCCGACCTCTCGATCCTCGACGCTGTCATCGACGATATCGGTTCGGGACTCGAGGCGGGTGACATCGTCATCATCGAGTGCACCGTCCCGCCGAGAACGACGGCCGAACGCGTCCGTCCCGCTCTCGAGTCCACATCCGGCCTGTCGGTCGGTGAGTTCGGACTCGCTGTCTGCCCCGAGCGAACCTCGAGCGGGCGCGCACTCAGGGATATCCGGGGTGCGTATCCGAAGGTCGTCGGCGGTATCGACGCCGAAAGCGGGCGCGTGACGGAGCTTATTTACGGCGAACTCACGGATGCGGACGTACTTTGCGTCTCGGATGCGACGACCGCGGAAGCCGTGAAGGTGTTCGAGGGACTCTACCGCGACGTCAACATCGCGCTCGCGAACGAGCTGGCGACGATGGCGGACGAGTTGGGAATCGACGTTCTGGAGGCAATCGAGGTCGCGAACACCCAGCCCTACTGCGACATCCACCGGCCGGGCCCGGGTGTCGGCGGCCACTGCATCCCCTTCTATCCCTACTTCGTAATCGCCCCCTTCGAAACGCCGACGCCGCTGCTCGAGACCGCTCGAGCGGTCAACGATTCGATGCCAGGATTCGTCGTCGAGAAACTTAGAGCGGAGTTCGAGGCCGAAGGCACGACGATCTCGGAGGCCTCGATACTCCTGCTGGGACTTACGTACCGGCCGGGTGTCGAAGAGATTCGAGCGTCGCCGTCGCTGGCTCTCGCCCAACAGCTGTCAGAACAGGATGCGTCGGTGTACGGCGTCGATCCGATGCTCGAATCCGTCGGGGAGTTCAACCTTCAGCGACTCTCTCTTGCCGACCTCGAGGATCGACTGTTCGACGCCGTCGTCGTCGTCACGCCACACGAGGAGTTCGAATCGATACAGTGGGACGAACTCGAGCGCGAGAGCGGTCAACTGTTCGTCCTCGACGGACGCGACGCGCTCGACGTCGCTGAGATCACCGACGCTGGCCACCGACTGTACACGATCGGTGTCGGAGGTGATCGCGGTGTATAG
- a CDS encoding glycosyltransferase family 2 protein, with product MYRTHTVGVVIPAYDEGALIGSVLERLPSFVDRAYVVDDGSSDETWSELTRHAVRLNERSSRTNQTAETDGDAALEPRIQPMRHEHNRGVGAAIKTGYMAALDDDIDVIAVMAGDDQMDPLVLKRLLDPVVENRVDYAKGTRLLSREFRQGMSTWRFVGNTVLSVLTKIASGYWKTTDPQNGYTAISGDALEAVDIEGLYEDYGYCNHLLVKLNVQEMRVADVAIPAIYATEQSGIMYPRYIRKVSLMLLSSFFWRLQAKYLVRDFHPLALLYYAGAATAGSGILSGLRTLHAASNHDDHLHLKAASSILLFAQGWLFMLLAMVFDMEHNEDKELRIETTRSDSESVGIDDQPPKFDTR from the coding sequence GTGTATAGAACGCACACTGTGGGTGTCGTTATCCCAGCGTACGATGAAGGGGCGCTCATCGGCTCGGTTCTCGAGCGACTGCCGTCGTTCGTTGACCGAGCGTACGTGGTCGACGACGGCTCGAGCGATGAGACGTGGAGTGAACTCACACGCCACGCTGTGCGCCTCAACGAGAGGTCGTCTCGTACCAACCAGACGGCGGAAACCGACGGCGACGCCGCGCTCGAGCCACGAATCCAACCGATGCGACACGAACACAACCGCGGTGTCGGAGCCGCGATCAAAACCGGGTACATGGCGGCACTCGACGACGATATCGATGTCATCGCCGTCATGGCCGGTGACGATCAGATGGACCCGCTCGTGCTCAAACGGCTGCTGGATCCGGTCGTCGAGAATCGGGTGGACTACGCGAAGGGCACTCGATTACTCTCTCGAGAGTTCCGCCAGGGGATGTCCACGTGGCGCTTCGTCGGGAATACGGTCCTCTCCGTGCTAACGAAGATCGCCAGCGGCTACTGGAAGACGACTGACCCGCAGAATGGGTACACGGCGATCTCCGGCGACGCGCTCGAAGCGGTCGACATCGAAGGGCTCTACGAGGACTACGGCTACTGCAACCATCTCTTGGTGAAGTTGAACGTCCAGGAGATGCGGGTCGCCGACGTGGCAATTCCCGCGATATACGCCACCGAGCAGTCGGGGATCATGTACCCGCGGTACATCCGAAAGGTCTCTCTCATGTTGCTCTCGAGTTTCTTCTGGCGGTTACAGGCCAAGTATCTGGTCCGAGACTTCCACCCGCTTGCGCTGTTGTACTACGCCGGCGCGGCAACGGCAGGGAGCGGCATACTCAGCGGTCTCCGAACGCTCCACGCGGCGAGCAACCACGACGACCACCTCCACCTCAAGGCGGCCTCGAGCATCCTGTTGTTCGCACAGGGGTGGCTCTTCATGCTGCTTGCGATGGTGTTCGACATGGAGCACAACGAGGACAAAGAGCTCCGGATCGAGACGACTCGATCCGATTCCGAATCGGTCGGAATCGACGACCAACCACCGAAATTCGATACGCGATGA
- a CDS encoding DUF354 domain-containing protein, with product MKVLFDVSHPAHVHLFKHAIRALEADGHEVLVLSREKDVTIQLLDSDEIDHLPISRIGTRKLSLLSEWLAREVRTIRLVKRFDPDVALCVMSPATAHAGRLLDCPVIAFNDSEPVKLASSLTLPFVDRLCTPTNFSVDYGDKHRTYDGYHELAYLHPDRFSPDPDSLRAFGVEPEKPYAVVRFVSWGAHHDIGQRGLSSEAKRELVSVLDEYGAVYISSERPLPEEFDSYRLPIPPERMHDLLYYADLYVGDSQTMATEAAVLGTPAVRSNTFAGDADMSNFVELEDEYGLLYSRSDADETIKLVRDLCELPALQETWSAKRARLVEEKIDVTEYMLEQIADVGGGA from the coding sequence ATGAAAGTACTGTTCGACGTCAGCCACCCCGCACACGTCCACCTGTTTAAACACGCCATTCGCGCGCTCGAGGCGGACGGCCACGAGGTGCTGGTGCTCTCTCGGGAGAAAGACGTCACGATCCAGTTGCTCGACAGTGACGAAATCGACCACCTCCCCATCTCGAGGATCGGTACTCGGAAGCTCTCGTTGCTCTCCGAGTGGCTGGCACGCGAAGTTCGAACGATTCGACTGGTCAAGCGATTCGACCCTGACGTCGCGCTCTGCGTCATGAGTCCCGCGACCGCTCACGCCGGGCGACTGCTCGACTGTCCGGTGATCGCGTTCAACGACAGCGAACCGGTCAAGCTCGCGTCGTCGCTGACGCTTCCGTTCGTCGACCGCCTCTGTACGCCGACGAACTTCAGCGTCGATTACGGCGACAAACACCGGACGTACGACGGCTACCACGAACTCGCGTACCTCCATCCGGATCGGTTCAGTCCCGATCCAGATTCGCTCCGAGCGTTCGGCGTCGAACCCGAGAAACCGTACGCCGTCGTTCGGTTCGTCTCCTGGGGCGCACACCACGACATCGGACAGCGCGGGCTCTCGAGCGAGGCCAAGCGCGAACTCGTCTCAGTTCTCGACGAGTACGGCGCGGTCTACATCAGCAGCGAGCGACCGCTCCCCGAGGAGTTCGACTCGTACCGCCTGCCGATCCCGCCCGAACGGATGCACGACTTGCTGTACTACGCCGACCTGTACGTTGGCGACTCGCAGACGATGGCGACTGAAGCCGCCGTCCTCGGGACGCCAGCGGTTCGTTCGAATACGTTCGCTGGCGACGCCGACATGAGCAACTTCGTCGAACTCGAGGACGAGTACGGGCTCCTGTACTCCCGCTCGGACGCCGACGAAACGATCAAACTCGTCCGCGACCTGTGTGAATTGCCTGCTTTACAGGAGACATGGTCGGCGAAGCGAGCGCGGCTCGTCGAGGAGAAGATCGACGTCACCGAGTATATGCTCGAGCAGATCGCCGACGTCGGGGGTGGCGCATGA
- a CDS encoding glycosyltransferase family 4 protein — translation MRLLQLGGVPPDIGGRSAGGVVTHSWELSAQLAANGHEVALLANNVSQSSHPVRIDGVDVYGVSPQDGLRALGRNLRSIPIVRTLFSWFDDFPASARARYVAYSFVCLDVIQRFEPDVIHVHHAEVRFPPALIAAREAASSPPLVVTVHSTHTITQSEPAVVARFHPLVAKNVQYIDNMIYVSQDVREDFHEHFSPCPHEWVVPNPIDISRFSNVTADLPQPLSSSTGTSGTAAHQLLFVGNLVKRKGIYALLEAIAAVVETHDVHLTVVGDGPERDCVQSYAREQGIADRVSFEGIVDDVRPYYEAADLFVLPSRSESFGIVYLEAMACGVPVVGTTAVPEMVVPGDGICSVRVDPDDVDALTEGIREALSAEWDSSRIRAFANEFSWETCLTQYERIYAEVDSRE, via the coding sequence GTGAGACTCCTCCAACTCGGTGGCGTGCCGCCGGACATCGGCGGACGGAGCGCAGGCGGCGTCGTTACCCACTCCTGGGAGCTCTCGGCGCAACTGGCAGCAAACGGTCATGAGGTCGCGCTGCTCGCAAACAACGTCTCACAGTCATCACACCCTGTTCGAATCGACGGCGTTGACGTATACGGCGTCTCGCCCCAAGACGGCCTCCGGGCGCTCGGCCGAAACCTCCGGTCGATACCAATCGTGCGAACACTCTTCTCGTGGTTCGACGACTTTCCAGCGAGCGCTCGAGCGCGGTACGTCGCCTACTCGTTCGTCTGCCTCGACGTAATCCAGCGGTTCGAACCGGACGTGATCCATGTCCACCATGCCGAGGTCCGGTTCCCGCCGGCGCTCATCGCCGCTCGAGAGGCCGCGTCCTCGCCACCGCTCGTCGTCACCGTCCACAGCACGCATACCATCACGCAATCCGAGCCAGCGGTGGTCGCTCGGTTCCATCCACTCGTAGCAAAGAACGTTCAGTACATCGACAACATGATTTACGTGAGTCAGGACGTCCGCGAGGACTTTCACGAGCACTTCTCGCCCTGTCCACATGAGTGGGTCGTTCCCAACCCGATCGATATCTCGCGCTTTTCGAACGTGACGGCCGATCTGCCACAGCCACTGTCCTCGTCTACCGGTACGTCAGGGACGGCTGCTCACCAGTTGCTGTTTGTCGGCAATTTAGTGAAGCGAAAGGGGATCTACGCGCTCCTCGAGGCGATTGCCGCCGTTGTCGAGACGCATGACGTTCACCTCACTGTCGTTGGAGACGGTCCCGAACGCGATTGTGTGCAGTCGTACGCTCGAGAGCAGGGGATCGCTGACCGCGTTTCGTTCGAAGGAATCGTCGATGACGTCAGGCCGTACTACGAGGCAGCCGACCTGTTCGTCCTGCCGAGTCGGTCCGAATCGTTCGGCATCGTCTACCTCGAGGCGATGGCCTGTGGCGTTCCCGTCGTTGGAACAACGGCCGTGCCCGAAATGGTCGTCCCCGGCGATGGGATTTGCAGTGTCCGCGTCGACCCTGATGATGTAGATGCACTCACCGAGGGGATTCGAGAAGCCCTCTCGGCCGAATGGGATTCGAGTCGGATTCGCGCGTTCGCGAACGAGTTTTCCTGGGAGACGTGTCTCACGCAGTACGAACGAATCTATGCGGAGGTCGATAGCCGTGAATAA
- a CDS encoding FAD-dependent monooxygenase, with protein MGSDTANVPVLVAGAGPVGMTTALALHARGIETTILEAEPEDRDRSGSRAIYVHGTTLRTLERIHPGLGTDLVDEGLVWPTRRTLYKGTEVFNRTYDSPGGSGDIPHFTSVPQVTTEQYMLDALADVGIDIHWESEVVTVDSSSNGVRVETADGQEWETEYVVGADGGGSTVRKEIGANFEGDQSENAFLIADVVDEAIDDDHPDLERVFHYDAPEADGRNVLLVPFTGGWRLDIQCLEDDDPEELSSDERMREFVCDIMGEEYEDQLQWVSSYYFLQVMADSFIDDHRRVLLAGEAAHLLAPFGARGMNSGVADADEAASAISVALDARRDAVARDEIELYAARRETAAEYNLDAAGQALEYLQGEDPVTVLRKEVAASLADQFETAGEWLDDAPYGPHGSPPIVSTGNY; from the coding sequence ATGGGCAGTGATACAGCCAATGTGCCGGTACTTGTAGCGGGTGCTGGACCTGTCGGAATGACGACGGCACTCGCATTGCACGCACGCGGCATCGAAACGACGATTCTCGAGGCGGAGCCGGAAGACCGAGACCGCTCTGGGAGCCGCGCGATTTACGTCCACGGGACGACGCTCCGGACGCTCGAGCGGATCCATCCAGGACTCGGAACCGACCTCGTCGACGAAGGACTCGTCTGGCCAACCCGACGAACGTTGTACAAGGGGACGGAAGTGTTCAACCGAACGTATGACTCGCCGGGTGGGTCAGGCGACATTCCGCACTTTACCAGTGTCCCGCAGGTCACCACCGAACAATATATGCTCGATGCGCTTGCGGACGTTGGAATCGACATCCACTGGGAGTCCGAGGTCGTCACCGTTGACTCTTCGTCCAACGGTGTCCGCGTCGAAACCGCCGACGGGCAGGAGTGGGAAACCGAGTATGTCGTCGGTGCCGACGGCGGCGGCTCGACAGTTCGGAAGGAAATCGGTGCGAACTTCGAGGGCGATCAGTCCGAGAACGCCTTCCTCATCGCCGACGTTGTGGACGAAGCGATTGACGACGACCACCCGGACCTCGAGCGAGTGTTTCACTACGATGCGCCCGAGGCCGACGGCCGCAACGTGTTGCTCGTTCCCTTCACTGGCGGCTGGCGATTGGACATTCAGTGTCTCGAGGACGACGACCCCGAAGAACTCAGCAGCGACGAGCGGATGCGTGAATTCGTCTGCGATATCATGGGTGAGGAGTACGAGGATCAGTTGCAGTGGGTCTCCTCGTACTACTTCTTACAGGTAATGGCGGATTCGTTCATCGACGACCACCGACGTGTGCTGCTGGCCGGTGAAGCAGCGCACTTGCTGGCACCGTTTGGTGCTCGTGGGATGAACTCCGGTGTTGCAGACGCCGACGAGGCCGCGTCAGCGATTTCGGTGGCGCTCGACGCTCGACGGGACGCTGTTGCCCGCGACGAGATTGAGTTGTACGCTGCCCGACGCGAGACGGCCGCCGAGTATAATCTCGACGCCGCCGGACAGGCCCTCGAGTATCTCCAAGGTGAGGATCCGGTAACCGTTCTCCGGAAGGAAGTCGCCGCCTCATTGGCAGACCAGTTCGAGACTGCGGGTGAGTGGCTTGACGACGCTCCGTACGGGCCCCATGGGTCACCGCCAATCGTCTCGACTGGAAACTACTAG